From one Lotus japonicus ecotype B-129 chromosome 3, LjGifu_v1.2 genomic stretch:
- the LOC130748369 gene encoding 60S ribosomal protein L9-like: MKKIFSSETMDIPDGVSIKVEGPRGDFQLITDENGKKKLKIEAWFGTHKMRLVYAHFPINASITNHNKGIKIHSFLLFVRKVDMLDGVSIVRSEKVKDELVFDGNDIELVSRSCALINQKCHVKNKDIRKFLDGIYVSEKGTEVIEEK; the protein is encoded by the exons ATGAAGAAGATCTTTTCATCAGAGACCATGGACATCCCCGACGGCGTGAGCATCAAGGTTGAAGGCCCTCGCGGGGATTTCCAGCTCATCACCGATGAGAACGGcaagaagaagctcaagatcGAGGCATGGTTCGGTACCCACAAGATGAGGCTCGTCTATGCCCATTTTCCCATCAATGCTAGCATCACTAATCACAACAAGGGCATCAAGATCCATAGCTTTCTACTTTTC GTGAGGAAAGTGGATATGCTTGATGGAGTTTCCATTGTGCGATCTGAGAAGGTGAAGGATGAGTTGGTTTTCGATGGAAATGACATTGAGCTTGTTTCTAGGTCATGTGCCCTTATCAATCAG AAATGCCATGTTAAGAACAAGGATATCAGGAAGTTTCTTGATGGTATTTATGTTAGTGAGAAGGGGACCGA AGTGAtagaagagaaataa
- the LOC130743609 gene encoding putative F-box protein At3g10430 — protein sequence MKKRTEPVKHGPIVLPSELVREILSWLPVKTLMQFKSVSKSWKSLITTDKEFSKLHLGRSPKTKHILLTLKEEEEDTRNGVIAPCSVRLLPEEPLSMIDEDRCYNLLAKYFVVGSCNSLVCLGPGNFYDFGPMDKFWVRIWNPATQLRSKKSPAISIGYGRRFGFGYDDSRDTYKMS from the coding sequence ATGAAAAAGCGTACCGAACCAGTCAAGCATGGTCCCATTGTTCTCCCTTCGGAACTTGTGAGAGAAATCTTGTCGTGGCTTCCGGTGAAGACTCTCATGCAATTCAAGTCCGTTTCCAAGTCTTGGAAATCACTCATCACTACAGACAAAGAGTTCTCAAAACTGCATCTGGGAAGATCACCAAAAACCAAGCACATACTCCTCACcttaaaagaagaagaagaagacactAGAAACGGCGTCATCGCACCGTGCTCCGTGCGTCTTTTGCCCGAGGAGCCATTGTCCATGATCGATGAAGACCGATGTTACAATTTGTTGGCCAAGTACTTCGTCGTTGGATCATGTAACAGCTTGGTCTGTTTGGGTCCGGGAAACTTTTATGATTTTGGCCCTATGGACAAGTTTTGGGTCCGAATTTGGAACCCGGCCACACAAttgaggtcaaagaaatcaccAGCCATTAGTATCGGCTACGGCAGGAGGTTTGGGTTTGGCTATGATGATTCACGTGACACTTACAAGATGAGTTAA